Proteins encoded in a region of the Diabrotica virgifera virgifera chromosome 4, PGI_DIABVI_V3a genome:
- the LOC114326185 gene encoding FAD synthase, with the protein MVLSTWRTTHKILSRHICKTRRKQTTAGVLVIGDEILKGQTEDTNSRYLSKEIYKSGVQVKKISVIGDIVEDVSREVKEFSNSFDYVITTGGIGPTHDDITFEAVAKAFNEELILDPTLKELVLKFYKSNDINIPGMKMAYIPQSAKLNFKSNITPEPLVYPNISVRNVYIFPGIPELMMKTFSSVKATIFQSKEQFFTKCLYLKSKESDVVQILNKVVLEFPDVQFGSYPKLFNSQYQVKLTVESVSEKNTKMAYETLVKLLPKESIVDNNDVDEK; encoded by the exons ATGGTACTTAGTACATGGAGAACAACACATAAAATTCTTTCAAGACACATTTGCAAAACAAGACGGAAGCAAACAACTGCAGGAGTTCTAG TCATTGGCGATGAGATACTCAAAGGACAAACGGAAGACACCAACTCTAGGTACCTGTCAAAGGAAATTTACAAATCAGGAGTACAAGTCAAAAAG ATCTCGGTTATAGGTGATATCGTAGAAGATGTTTCAAGGGAAGTCAAGGAGTTTTCCAATTCTTTCGATTATGTCATCACTACAGGGGGAATCGGACCTACACATGATGATATTACATTTGAAG CCGTAGCAAAAGCTTTCAATGAAGAGTTAATTCTAGATCCAACCCTGAAGGAATTGGTCCTAAAGTTTTACAAAAGTAATGACATAAATATTCCTGGAATGAAAATGGCTTAT ATTCCTCAGTCTGCAAAGCTCAACTTTAAATCAAATATCACTCCAGAACCTCTGGTCTATCCAAATATTTCAGTTAGAAACGTATACATATTTCCTGGAATACCTGAATTAATGATGAAGACATTTAGTTCCGTAAAAGCAACAATATTTCAATCCAAAGAACAGTTTTTCACAAAATGTTTGTACCTGAAAAGTAAAGAATCTGACGTTGTGCAGATATTGAACAAAGTGGTACTAGAATTTCCTGATGTGCAGTTTGGATCATATCCTAAATTATTTAATAG TCAGTACCAGGTTAAGTTAACGGTGGAGTCAGTTAGTGAGAAAAACACA